The Tubulanus polymorphus chromosome 6, tnTubPoly1.2, whole genome shotgun sequence genome includes a region encoding these proteins:
- the LOC141907627 gene encoding protein AAR2 homolog, whose product MDNEMAKVLFEEGATFILLDVPPGLEFGIDYNSWTIGPKFKGVKMIPPGIHFIYYSARSKEVQTAPRTGFFYHFKHREILVRKWDERTEDIKDDDSISDEQIERFRLNKRDLDPFLGAYPYETYKIWVSLTNHLSVELLNRLQPKSQKISSVTEFESESSTTQSRAAEREKAAEAAAGTSSGNQASDNTRNLATDDACLPQMKLNPNHVINFTDCRVRYPESSTPSQLSKYNMDLTYTLRYLITQQYNGRHDDILGEIQFSFVCFLIGQVYDAFDQWKRLVRLLCTCEAALVEFPELYERFINALYFQVQKIPDDFFVDIVSRDNFLTTTLTTLFTNLEESDLEIDSGLRSKGRRFRQHLTRKFNWDFTAEPDEYSPVVVEIPQQ is encoded by the exons ATGGATAATGAAATGGcgaaagtattatttgaagaagGAGCTACGTTTATATTGTTGGACGTTCCGCCCGGGCTCGAGTTCGGTATCGATTATAACTCGTGGACAATCGGCCCTAAATTTAAAGGAGTCAAAATGATTCCACCGggaattcattttatatattacag TGCTCGTAGTAAAGAAGTTCAAACAGCTCCTCGAACGGGAttcttttatcatttcaaacacAGAGAAATATTAGTGAGAAAATGGGACGAACGAACAGAAG ATATTAAAGATGATGATTCAATCAGTGATGAACAAATAGAAAGATTTCGTTTGAATAAAAGAGATTTGGATCCGTTTTTAGGAGCGTATCCGTATGAAAC CTATAAGATCTGGGTGTCTTTAACCAATCATCTGTCAGTAGAATTACTAAACCGTTTACAACCAAAGAGTCAGAAAATTTCATCAGTCACAGAATTTGAATCTGAATCCAGTACAACGCAGAGTAGAGCTGCAGAGAGAG aaaaagcaGCAGAAGCAGCAGCGGGTACGAGCAGCGGTAACCAAGCATCGGATAACACCCGTAACCTAGCAACAGATGACGCGTGTCTGCCGCAGATGAAATTAAACCCGAATCatgtgatcaattttaccgaTTGTAGAGTGCGTTACCCAGAATCCTCTACACCGTCGCAACTATCAAAATACAACATGGATTTAACGTATACTCTCCGCTATTTAATAACTCAACAGTATAACGGTCGTCATGACGATATACTCGGCGAAATTCAGTTTTCGTTCGTGTGTTTTCTGATTGGTCAGGTTTACGACGCGTTCGACCAATGGAAACGTCTCGTTAGATTGTTGTGTACGTGCGAGGCGGCGCTCGTGGAATTCCCCGAACTTTACGAGAGATTCATCAACGCGTTATATTTCCAAGTGCAGAAAATTCCCGACGATTTCTTCGTCGATATTGTTTCCCGTGACAACTTCCTAACGACCACGTTAACGACGCTGTTCACGAATCTGGAGGAATCCGATTTAGAGATCGATTCCGGTTTACGATCGAAAGGTCGACGATTCCGGCAACATTTAACGCGTAAATTCAACTGGGATTTTACCGCTGAGCCGGACGAATACTCACCGGTTGTCGTGGAGATACCTCAACAATAA